The nucleotide sequence GAGAGGAAGTAAAATTATAAAAGTAACAAACAATATAAAGAATAAATTCCCTTTTACGGATTTCCTCCTCCCCTCCCTTTTGGGGAGGGGGAGAACGGAGGGGGTGAGGAACTTATGAAGTTAGGTTTAGTATTTTCAGGAGGCGGGGTGCGCGCTTTGGCACACGCTGGATTGTTAAAGGCTTTGGAAGAAAAAGGCTTGCAACCCTCAATTATTTCGGGTACCAGTGGTGGAGCACTCATTGGGGCACTCTACGCTTGTGGGGTAAAGCCCGAGGATATGGTGCATTTTTTTAAGGAAACACCTGTGTTCAAATGGTCGATGCTCACTTTTAAAAAAGTGGGATTAGTAGATAGTGCTAAATATACCAAGTTCTTTAAAAAACAATTCCAATGTCCGACTTTTGAAGACTTGCGATTGCCCTTAGTGGTAACAGCTACCAATCTGCTGAATGGTAAAGTACAGTATTTTAGCAAAGGAGAGCTCATTCAGCCCCTCATTGCATCGTCGGCATTACCGCCTTACTTCTCACCGGTGAGAATAGGAGACAGTTTATATTGCGACGGGGGACTGCTGAACAACTTCCCCATAGAACCCCTCAAAGACCGATGTGATAGAATTATAGGGAGCTTTGTGAATCCGCTAGAAACGATTACCGAGAAGGAACTCAGCAACTCGTTCCAGTTTATGCAACGGATTTACAACATCACTATGGATGGCAATTATAACCGCAAGTTCAAAAAATGTGACCACTTGCTACTACATAATCTCAGCAATGTAGGCGTACTCGATACTAAAATGCTCGATCACGCCTTCGAATATGGATACGAACAAACAATTACCAAATTAGCTAATTTGTCAGTTAGCTAATGAGTAGGGGCAACATTGACAAATTGGTAAATTAAGACATTAACTTTATGAGTGAAATTTCTAAAATTCTGTTCTTGGTATCGGATAGTTTGCTGATACCCGACATTATCGTACTCTTGGTACTTTTTGTGCGCGCTTTATTATTGGTAGGTAGTTTCTACAATCGCATCATCACTAAATACAAAAACGACAAACAGTTGAATGAAGCCATCAGGACGCTCACACCCGAAAGCGCAGAACAGCTTAAAGCCCTATTGCCCGCACGCGATAATGCTCTTTACACCCAATACTTGCGTGATATTCTTAGTCATATACCCGACGAGGCATATTACGACTATATGATTTCCAACTTCGAGAATGAAGGCGAAAAAGACATAGCCACCTCCAAGCTGTTGGCGAAAGTAGGTCCCGTTTTAGGGCTCATCGGTACGCTTATTGCTATGAGTCCGGCACTTACGGGGCTCTCCACCGGAGACATTTCAAAGATGGCGAGTAATATGCAAGTGGTATTTGCCACCACCGTTGTAGGCTTAGTGATTAGTTTAGTAGGGTTGGTAACTTTGCAGTTCAAACAACGCTGGTATAGCAAAGAAATCAACAACCTTGAATATGTAAGTAGAGTATTAACTCAACCCGCAAGACAATGAAGACAAACCGACGCATATCCCGACTCAAAGACGATGATGCCGACCCGCTAAGTGTAGTGGTAAACCTCTTTGACGTGGCGATGGTCTTTGCCGTTGCCTTAATGGTATCGATGGTGATGAACCTGAATATGGCAGATTTCTTTTCGGGTGAAGATTTTACCATTGTAAAGAAGAAAGGTGATGATATGGAAATCCTTCGTCGTGAAGGGCAGAAAATCACTAAATATAAAACAGTAGAAGGTGCAACCCCCGATGCTTCTACCACTCAGAAAAAAGGTAAACGTCTCGGGGTAATGTACGAAACCGAGAATGGCGAAACTATATTATTACCTGATGAAGAATAAACATAAATAAACCCTATTAAAAAATTAAATATGAAAAAGTTTCTCATTAATTTCGTTGTTGTACTGCTACTACTCATAGGAACCCTTTACGTGGCGGGCTATGGATATATTCTCAAAGCAGTAGTGGTGGTCTACGGCACGGGGCATACTACTACTTTCCTTGATGATTATACCTATTTTGACAATCGTACAATTGCTAAAAGTCCTACTCCTCAGCCTTGGCCACTTTCAGCGGATTACAACAAAATACCCGAAACCCCCGAGTTACAAAATGCTCACAAGAAATACGGAACGGTAGCTTTCCTTATCATCAAAGGTGATAGTATATGGCACGAACAGTATTTTGAAGGCTATAATACTGAGAGCAAGAGCAATTCGTTTTCTATGGCAAAGAGTTATGTCTCGGCGCTCTTGGGTAAGGCTATTGCCGATGGTTATATCAAGAGTCTCGACCAAAAAGTAAGCGATTTCTTTCCTGAGTACAAAAAAGGCTTCGGAGCTCAGCTTACGGTAGGCGACCTCTCGTCTATGGCATCAGGGCTTGACTGGGACGAGGCGTATTACAATCCGTTTTCTATTACCACACGTGCTTATTTTGATAAACATTTTAGAGAAAAGATGCTCCAACTGAGGATTGTTTCTCCTCCTGGGAAAGCCTATAAATACCTCAGTGGGAATACTTTCCTTTTGGGAATGGTATTGGAGAAAGCTACAAAGAAGACCCTTACTCAGTATCTCACTGAGAGCTTATGGCAACCGATGGGTTGTGAGAGCGATGCTCTTTGGCAATTAGACAGTAAAGAAAGCGGACTCGAAAAAGCGTATTGTTGTATTGCTTCGAATGCACGTGATTTTGCCCGCCTCGGGAAACTCTATCGAGATAATGGTAAGTGGAATGGCAAACAGCTATTAGACTCTACTTTTGTGGCGACTTCCGTACAACCGCGCTTTGCCGAGAGTCCAGAATACGGCTATGGTTGGTGGTTATTAGACTATAAAGATACCCATTTCTTTATGATGCGCGGACATTTGGGACAATACGTAATTGTAAATCCTACTGATAAAGTCATCATTGTGCGTTTAGGACATCGCACTGCTGATACCTCTCCTGAAGGCAGTAAGTTTACACAAGACATTTATGATTATATAGATGAGGCATATAAGGTTTTAGGTGTTAGAGGGTAGTAGAGCGATGAGACTTTAAATTAATAGTAAAAATGCTTAACAAGATTAATCTTGAAGATATTCTCTTCTTAGACATAGAAACGGTACCACTCTATGAACAACACGCTGAGCTTTCGGTTTTAGAACAAGAACTGTGGGAGGAAAAGACACGATATCAGCGGAAAGATGAGTTTACTGCTGAAGAATTTTACGACCGTGCAGGTATTTGGGCGGAGTTTGGTAAGATTGTATGTATATCAGTAGGCTACTTTTCTTTTCGGTATCAGCAACGCACTTTTAGGGTTACCTCGTTTGTGGGAGAGGAAGAAGTGTTGTTAAAAGATTTTGTACGTTTGGTAGAAGAACACTTTTCACGCGCTAATAAATTGTTTTGTGCTCATAACGGCAAAGAGTTTGACTTTCCTTACCTTTCGCGACGTATGATTATCAATGGTATTCCTATTCCTCAAAAACTACAGCTCTTTGGTAAGAAACCTTGGGAAATTCCGCATCTCGATACTCTTGAACTATGGAAATTTGGCGATTATAAACACTTCACTTCGCTGAAGCTCTTGGCTCATATTTTGGGCATTCCTTCGCCTAAGGACGATATTAATGGTAGCGAAGTGCGTGATGTGTTCTACAATGAAGGCGATGTAGATCGCATCGCTACTTATTGTGAAAAAGATACTATTACAGTAGCCCAAATACTGCTACGTTTCCGGAACGAAGAGCTTCTAACCGATGATGAAATCCTAATTGTAGGGCATTAACTTTTACTTCTATTTTAAATACTGAGGTTCAAAATAAGCAATATCTTCAAAGTCTTGTTTTGTATATTTTTCTATAGCAAACGGAAGCATATCTTTTGCCTCAGGAAAGGCATTGGGTATAAATACAGCATTAGGATGCTTACAGATAGTAGCAAACTTCGTACTGCCATCACCTAAAAAAGTTACTTTACCCCTATTTAGTTCTTCTTGATAACTATGCTCATCGAGGATTTTAGCTTCAGTGGGACTCACAAACTGATAAGCACTATTAAACACAGCACTATACACCTCCATACGGCGAGCATCGAGCATAGGGATAATACAATTACCCTGAGCTTGGTGAGCGAGGATTTGCAAGGTAGGAATAGCAATTAAAGGTTTCTCCAAAGCAAAACAAAGACCCTTGGCACTAGCAATACCAATGCGCAAACCTGTATAAGAGCCTGCACCTGCACTTACGGCTATAGCATCAACCGCAGAAAGAGGCAAGGAGGCTTGTTGCATTACGTCTTCAATGAAGAGATGTAAGTTTTCGGAATGGGTAAACTTGCCTGCATTCTCAGATTTTTCTGCAAGAATATGATTGTCTTTTGATAGGGCTACCGAGCAATTGAGCCCTGAAGTTTCTATGTGAAGGATAATCATTTTTGTTGTATTTTTCAACTTAGGGGGAATGTGTGACGCAAAAGCGACTGTTTATTTTTCACTTTTCCCAGAAACAATAAGAACTATTTCTCCTTTGATATTTTTGTCTTTATAGTGGTCAAACAGTTGTTGGAGGGTGCCACGTTGGGTCTCTTCGTGTAGTTTAGTGAGCTCACGTGAGAGACTCGCAGGACGGTCGGTACCGAAAGTGGTGATAAAGTCAGTGAGGGTTTTGAGCAATTTATGCGGGGAGATGTAGAAAATCATCGTTTTGGTTTCAGTTGTGAGTTGAGAGAGGCGTGTTTGTCGTCCTTTTTTATCGGGAAGGAAGCCTTCGAAGGTAAAACGGTCGTTAGGCAAACCACTGTTTACCAAGGCAGGCACAAAGGCTGTAGCTCCTGGTAAGCATTCTACATCTACTCCCTCAGTAAGGCAAGCACGTGTAAGCAAGAAGCCGGGATCGGAAATGGCAGGTGTTCCTGCATCGGTGATGAGTGCTACGGTAGTACCCCCTTTGATGCGCTGTACCCAACCATCTACCACTTTGTGCTCGTTGAACAGGTGGTAACTCTGCATAGGAGTATGGATATCGTAGTGTTTGAGAAGCTTACTACTGGTGCGCGTATCTTCGGCTAAGATGATATCAACCTCTTTGAGCAAACGAAGTGCTCGCAAGGTTATATCTTCGAGATTGCCTATGGGGGTAGGAATGAGATAGAGTTTGCTCATTACACTTCAAAGCGTTTGAGAAGGAGAGAAAGGAAGCGTTCTTCGTATTCCTCTTTGTCTTTCCAATAGTTGTAAGTAGGTTTTATTTCTTGTTCTAAGTATAAAACAGCATCTTGCATTGTATTGAGTTCTCCGATATGTTTTACAACTTTGTTATATTCGCTTTCACTACCAAGGAAGAGTTTTTGTATAAAAGCCAATTTATCATTTAAACCTATTTGAGCATTTTTACCTAACTTATCGTTAAGAGATTGTACGGGTTTTATATTCTCATCAGTTTCTTTTCTATCGAATACTGTGTTCTTAGACTGAGAGATAAACTCTTCTAAGGAAGGGGATTGCTTTAAGATACGTTGTTCATCGGTGTACTGAGGTTGCTCAATAAACTGTTCGGGCTGTGTTACTTGCTGAGGTTGCTCGATTGCAAAATCTATTTGAGATGTTTCTACTCTTTTGGGTTGTTCCACAGGTACTGCCCATTCGGGTTCGGGCTGGCGTACATCTACTTGGGGTTGCGCTATTTTTGTAGTTTGTTTTTGAACGGGTTTTGGTTCCATTGCTACAAACGAAGCTTTTTCTTTTGTTTGTCCTTTAGCAGCAATAGGTTGCACTTCGGTAGCTTCTACTTTGATGTCGAAAATATCTTTTTCTTGATTTTCATCAATGAAATTGGATACTTTTTTCATCATTGAGTTTTTTCGGTTTTCATTAGCACCTAAGTCTTGATAATATTTATCAACGAAACTCAATATAGTGATTTTTTCAGCTAATTTATGAGCCTGTCTATTGAGTTCTATGAGGTTAAGTTTCCCTTGTTTAGCAATAATTTCGGTAGCGAGAGCTACTAAACTTTGTTCTAATTCTTCTTTCATAGATTGCTATTCTTTAGTTAAGATGTGGCAAAGATATAAAATATTTTTGAATAATAAAGAAATAACAAAAAAACAGACTGCCTCAGAAAATCTTTTTGGAGCAGTCTGTTTTTTTAGATTACTTAATTGAAGCTTCGTAAATACCTTCGATAGTGTGAGTTAAAGTATCGTTGAACTGAGCATCGGTTTGCTGAGCTGAGAGTCCTTCGGTAAGTGCTCTTGAGAAACTGGCGATTACGCCTTTGTTTTCGGCGAGGATATCATTGGCTTTCTCTCTTGGGTAACCTCCTGAAAGGGCGACTACACGCACTACACGAGGGTGCTTGGTGAACTCTTTGTAGAGATTGTTAATAGTTGGCAAAGAGAGTTTGAGCATCACGTTGAAAGTATCGGGGAGGGCATCGAGGTGTTTTCTTATCTCGTCGCGCAAGATAGCTTCGGCAGGTGATTTATCGGGGATATTGATGTCTACTTCGGGCTCTATAATAGGCACGAGTCCTGCTTTTACGATTTGTTTGGCTATCTCAAACTGCTGTTTTACCACTCGTGCAATACCGTCAGGAGAGGCTTTTTTAATGACCGAACGCATTTTGGTTCCGAAGATATGGCGCTCATTGGCACGCTCTAAGAGTTCTGTAAGACCGTTTATAGGTTTCATCAGTTGAACGCCATCGGCGTCTAAGCTTTCTAAGCCTTTATCGACTTTAAGGAAGGGGACTATATGTTTTTCTTCCCAGAGATAATCGGCGGTGTATTTACCGTCGATTTTTCTATCCATTGTCTGTTCGAAAAGGATAGCACCGATAATTTTATGGCTGTTAAAAGCGGGGCTTTTGATGATGCGGGTACGCATTTGGTGAATGAGGTCAAACATTTGGTCTTCATTGCTATATTGGTCTTCATTCACACCGTAAAGTTTAAGGGCTTTTGGGGTACTACCGCCACTTTGGTCGAGGGCTGCGATAAAGCCCTTGCCATCTTTCATTTGTTTGAGTTGTTCTTTTTTCATAGTGTGTTACTGTTTAAAAGATAGTACAAAGGTACGAAATATTTTTTAATTGACAAAAATTAATAATACTGGAAATGGTAATAATACGAGCCACACGGCGGGGAAAATTAGAAAATTAGCAAATTAGAAAATGAGAAAATGAGGAAATTAGCAAATGAGAGAATTAGGAAATGAGGTGCGAGTTACAGGCTTGCGTCAGAGGAGATTAATTTTGCCAAAGGTGCGAGCCGCACAGGCAAAAACTTGGGCAAAGTGTATACCGCAAAAGTGACACATCGGAGCTATCGGAAGGAAACGGAGAAGTTCGGAAGAGGGGAGGGAGGGTTTTTGATGAAAAAAGGCTTTGAGAAGGGTGGGGGTAGCTTATAGAGAGCTTATAGGAAGCTTATACGAATCTTGGACGATTGGTATAGAAAGGGTATATAAATAGTTGACTCATAGTATAATACAGCGACACAAAAAACGGTAAAAACGGGGTTTCGAGGCGAAAGAAAGAGGAATCCTCACCCCGTTCACATACTCTCCTATTCGGAGACTTCTCCAAAGGAGAGGGGAATGTAGTGACGGAAAATCAAAAGGAACCTCCCCCTTTACACATACTCCGCTCTCGCGGGGCACATATCCAGCTGTCGCTGGCTACCTTCAAAGGGGGAATGTAGTGATGAAAAATCAAAAGAAACCTCCCCCTAGCCCCCTCAGAGAGGGGGAATGTAGTGACGGAAAAGAGAAGAGAAATTTAGGAAATAAGCAAATTAGAAAATTAGTAAATGGGGAATGTAGTGATGGGGAAAAAGAGGAATGTAGGGACGAAAATAGTTGTTTGGTGGGGAGGACTCGTAGGACGGGGTTCGGATAGAGGGGTCTTGTGAGAAGATGTTATGCGGTTAGCATTTTGGTGCATTGGGCGATGCGTTCCTCTAAGGAGCCTTTTAGGATATGGTATTGTATGCCGTGAGCGTTCAGATGTTGCTCAAAAAAAGCAAATACGCTCTCGCGCTCGTGGGGTTTATCGCGGAGGTCGTCGGGTTGCCAAGGGACATCTACATAAGTGAGAAAAAGGGTGTGGTAATGATGTGTGAGGGCTGCGCGCTCTATTTGTGGGTTGCATTTGCCATAGTAAAGGTAAGAATAGACCATTAGTTCGAGCAGACAAGTGTCGCAGAACAAATATTCATTGGCTTGCTGGATACGTTTGTTTTCGAGAGAAACTTGTCCGTGAGCGATGGGTAGGAGGTCGTCCCACGTGCAGGTGAGATGCTGAGTGTCCCACTTGTGTTGTAGGTAAGTGCGCATATACTCCTCAGCCCATACGGTTTGGAACTGCTGGGCAAGAGTACGACTAAGAGTGGTTTTGCCGGTGCACTCAGGACCTACAAAGGCGATACGCTTTATCGGGCTGTCTCGTTGCGTAAGTGTTGTTTCCATTCTCTATAGCCCATAATGGCAATAATGGTGAATAAAAAGTACTGAAAGGAGGTGAAGAGCATTCCTTTTTTGAGGTAGAGAGGTACTGAAATGAGGTCGCCGAGAATCCAAAAGACCCAGTTTTCTACTTTGCGTTTTGCCATTAGCCACATTCCTATCAAGAAAATGGAGGTGGTAAAGACATCGACATATTCGGTAGGGAGGAAGTTGTGGAATCCTAAGGAGATTCCCTGCATAGAAAAGTTGTTTTTGATGTAAGGTTTCAGGTAGTATACCGCAGTGACAAAAACCAAGCTAAAAACACCTAAAAGAGTGCAGATTTGCCAATCGCGACGGGTGGTAGCGGAGATAGTAATCACATTGTCTTGGGCGTTCTTTGCCCATAGTATCCACCCGTAGATACTCATCGCTGTATAATAGGCATTGATAAGCATATCGCCCCACAGCACGTAGTGCCATAGCAGGTATACAAATAACACCGTGCTGATGATACCCGTAGGGTATACCCATATATTTCCTTTTTTAGCCAGCCAAACACTGAGGAACCCAAAGAACACACCTATGATTTCTAAAACCACTAAATGGGTAGGGACTCCTTGATACTGACTAAAAAACCAATTGAAAAACGCTTCCATATCAGATGTTCAGTTACGCTTGCTCGCTGGCTTTACTTAGAAGAAAGGTTTATACTCGTGGCGGTCGGACTTTACGATTTTCACGTACATCAGTCCGCGTTCTACTAAGTCGAGGGCTTCTTCTATCTCGGTGGTGAGAACATTCATCACTTGGGTATACTCGCCATAGACTTGGGTACTGAGAGGGTTTTCTTGTACGATGAGCCCAGAGGCGCGCAGTTTCTTGATAAAGTGAATGATAGGACGCTCGTAATCGTCTTGCAACGGGCTAAAAGTAAGTTCAACAGATACTTTCATAATGGTGAATGATTAATTATTAAAGGTTAATTTATATTCGGGACAAAAGTACAAATAAAATGGGAAATTACAATTATTTTACTACCTTTGCGCAAAAATATGTATCTCTTTCAGCCAAAAGAGCAACCTCTTTTTTACCTATATTGAGTGAAGATAAAATGAACTAAAAACACCCTTCGAAGAGGGAATTAGCGAATTTAAGAGGGAGTATGCTTGATGTTTTTGGCTTAATGAAGTATAAATTATTTAATGGATGAAAAAACGGCTTTTCTTACTCGATGCTTATGCCCTTATTTTTAGGGGTTATTACGCTTTTATCAAGAACCCGCGTATCAACTCCAAAGGGTTGAACACGTCGGCTATTTTGGGCTTTATGAACTCTCTTTTAGAAGTAATTAAAAAAGAAAAGCCCGACCACCTTGCTGTGGCTTTCGACAAGGGAGGAAGTGTGGAGCGCACGGAACTCTTTGCCGACTATAAAGCCAATCGGGAGGAAACGCCCGAAGCCATTCGGTTGGCAATCCCGTATATTCACGAAATCTTGAAAGCCTTGCATATTCCTATCATCGAAAAAGAGGGTTATGAGGCTGACGATATCATCGGGACACTCTCTAAACAAGCTGAAAAGCAGAACTACCTAGTGTATATGGTAACGCCCGATAAGGACTATGCACAACTTGTGAGTGATAATATCTTTATATACCGACCTTCGCGCGGAGGTAACGATGTGGAGATTTGGGGCGTAAAAGAAGTACAAGAGAAATTTGAGGTACAAAATCCTTTGCAGGTAATAGACTTCCTCGGAATGATGGGTGATGCGGTAGACAATATACCTGGGCTTCCAGGAGTAGGCGAGAAGACCGCTAAAAAGCTACTTGCCGACTTTGGCTCTATGGAAAACCTTCTCGCTCATACTGACCAGCTGAAAGGCAAACTGCGCGAGAATATTGAGAGCAACAAGGAAAAAGGAATCCTCTCTAAACAGTTGGCTACCATTATGCTGGACGTGCCTGTAACGTTTGATGAAGAAGACTTTGCGATGTCCGAACCCGATTTTGAAGCGGTAGGGAGGATATTTGAAGAGTTAGAATTTCGTCAGTTATTGCAGAACTTTCTCAGAACGTATCAGCCCCAGATGACAACAACACCCCCGCCACTTACAGGTAATAAGCCCACAGAGGGACAGTTAAGTCTCTTTACGCAAGGCGACCTATTTGCCCAACCGCAGGTAATGAGCGAGAAGAAGAACAGCACTAACACACCTCACTTCTACCAATTAGCCGATACCCTAATGGCGCAACAACTGCTCTTGCAGAATTTATTGCAACAAACCGAAGTGTGTTTTGATACCGAAACGACCAGTGTGAACGCCCTGGAAGCCGAATTGGTAGGGATTTCTTTCTGCTGGTCGGCTCACAAAGGTTATTACGTACCTTTCCCTACTGATAAAGCAGCAACAACAAAACTGCTTGAAACTTTCCGTCCGTTCTTTGAAAATGAGCATATTGGTAAGGTAGGTCAGAATTTGAAATACGACCTTAAAGTATTGCAAAACTACAACATTGAGGTGCGAGGCGCACTCTTCGATACGATGATAGCCCACTATCTGCTGAATCCAGATATGCGCCACAATATGGATATCCTCAGTGAAACCTATTTGAACTATACCCCTATTGCTATTGAGAGTTTGATAGGTAAAGGTAAGGCACAACGCTCTATGCGTACCGTTCCACTCGACCAAGTGAAGGAATACGCCGTGGAAGATGCTGATGTTACGTGGCAACTCAAAAACGTATTTAAGGAGGAAATGCCCAAAGTGAACGCCGAGAAAATCTATACTGATTTGGAAGCGCCTTTGATAAAAGTGTTAGCCGCTATGGAACGCGAAGGAGTGAACCTCGATGTGCCCTTCTTAAAAGAATACGCTAAGACTTTAGATGCCGATATAGCACAACTCGAAGCCACTATAGCCGAGCAGGCAGGGGAAAATTTCAATTTGGCATCGCCGAAACAGCTAGGTGATATTCTTTTTGAAAAACTGAAAATTGACAGCAAACCTAAGAAGACAAAAACAGGTCAGTATGCTACTTCCGAAGAAGTATTAGCCCCCTTTGCTTCTAAGCATAAGATAGTAGCCGATATACTTGAATGGCGACAAGTGCAGAAGCTGAAATCTACTTATGTAGATGCCTTGCCTTTGGAGGTGAACAAACTCACCGGTCGTGTACACACTACCTATATGCAAACGGTAGCTGCGACGGGTAGATTGAGCAGTAATAATCCTAACTTGCAGAATATTCCTATTCGCACTCCTCGCGGTCAGCAGGTGCGCAAGGCGTTCATCGCACGTAATCCTGATTATGTGCTTCTCTCTGCCGACTATTCGCAAATAGAGCTTCGCATCATCGCTGCCCTGAGCGAAGAACACAATATGATTGACTCATTCCTCCGCAATGAGGATATTCACCGTTCCACAGCTGCCAAAGTGTTCCACGTGCCTTTGGAAGAGGTAACTCGCGAACAGCGCAGTCACGCCAAGACAGTGAACTTCGGGATTATCTATGGTGTATCGGCATTTGGGCTCTCGGCTCAAACCAATTTGAGTCGTTCAGAGAGCAAGGAATTGATTGACACCTATTACGCTACGTATCCCAATCTGCGAAACTATATCAGTAAGCAAATACAATTTGCTCAAGAACACGGCTATGTAGAGACCGTATTGGGAAGGCGTCGCTATCTACCCGATATTCACTCTCGTAACCAAGTAGTGCGTGGAGCAGCTGAACGCAACGCTGTGAATGCCCCGATACAGGGCTCGGCTGCGGATATCATCAAAATTGCGATGATACGCATACAGCACGAGTTGATTCGCCAACAACTTCAAACCCGTATGCTCTTGCAGGTGCACGACGAGTTAGTGTTCGACGTACCTAAAACAGAGCTCAATACCGTTAAGCCTCTGATTAAAGAAGCGATGGAGAGCGCTTTTACTCTTGCTGTTCCGCTTGTGGCAGACTTAGGGGTAGGGGATAACTGGCTCGATGCACACTAGAATTAGGTAAGAAGTAAGAGGTAAAAGGTAAAACCAGCGAGGCTCACAGCTGGGTATGTGAATAAAAGGTAAAAGGTAAGGCGACGCCGACTTTGGCGAAATTTGTGGCTCAAAGGTGTTATCTCCTTGTTAATTGTCAATGTAAATTATGTACAAGATATTTCCTAAAAAACGCTATCAAAAAACTTTGAGTATTCTCAAACAATATGCCCCTCAGGGAAGCACTATCCTCGATGTGGGGGTTGAGAATCCTTTTTCGGCAGTAATGCAACGAGAAGGCTATACTGTGCTCAACACTACGGGGCAGGATTTGGATTTTGAATCACACACCCTACAAGCCTTTAAGGCTGATTTTACAGTGGCTTTGGAAATTTTAGAGCACTTGGTAAACCCTTTGGCAGTTTTGCAGAATCTCCCTACTAAAAGGGCACTCATTACTGTGCCCTTGCGCCTTTGGTTTGCCAAAGCTTACCGCAATACGTCTGACCCTCGCGACTGTCATTATCACGAGTTTGAAGATTGGCAATTGGATATGCTGGTAGAGAAAGCGGGCTTTCGTATTATTTATAGAGAGAAATGGACACACCCCGTAAAGAAGTTAGGTTTACGTCCGCTATTGCGGTATTTTACGAATAGATATTATGCCGTGGTTGCAGAGAGAAAATAATGGTTTAATCTGTCTTCGGTAGAGAAATTAAACAAATTGCAACAAATCAAACAAGCTATAGCAAGACAGATAGGAGCTAGCTAGACGGATTTAGCACAGATGATTCTTTTGTAAAACATCATTGTTCCACGGATTGGCTCAGCTAAAGCTGAGGAATTTCACGGAACAGTAATGAAAAGGCAATTGTAAATCAATATTGTATATATCGAACTGACGTTAAATTATATTAGGATTGAACCAGTCGTCGGTGCGGTCGAAGAGGAGTTGCCAAAGGGTGCGATTGGTAAGATAAAAGCGAGCTGTAAAACTCATTCCTTTATTTATATTACCACGATAGCCATTTTTCAGTTGTAAATAACCTTTGCTGATTCCACAGCGTATTTTAAATAAGCCTTCGCCTGTTTGCTCATTTACTACTAAGTTTTTATCTATTTCTTTTACACTGCCGTTGAGCAATCCCCATTGGTTATAATTGTAAGTATCTATTTGAAAACGTACGTTTTGCGAGGGGTGTATAAAACCAATGTCTTTTGGAGAGACTAAACACTCGGCTATGAGGTTTTGTTCGGGAGAGATAGTAGCGATAGTTTGCCCTTGAGAGAGAAAGTTGCCTTGACGAATGCCTTTGTACTGTGCAATAGTTCCTGTGATGGGTGCTATTACCACATAGTTTTGTTGTTCTTG is from Capnocytophaga ochracea DSM 7271 and encodes:
- a CDS encoding fructose bisphosphate aldolase; translated protein: MKKEQLKQMKDGKGFIAALDQSGGSTPKALKLYGVNEDQYSNEDQMFDLIHQMRTRIIKSPAFNSHKIIGAILFEQTMDRKIDGKYTADYLWEEKHIVPFLKVDKGLESLDADGVQLMKPINGLTELLERANERHIFGTKMRSVIKKASPDGIARVVKQQFEIAKQIVKAGLVPIIEPEVDINIPDKSPAEAILRDEIRKHLDALPDTFNVMLKLSLPTINNLYKEFTKHPRVVRVVALSGGYPREKANDILAENKGVIASFSRALTEGLSAQQTDAQFNDTLTHTIEGIYEASIK
- a CDS encoding AAA family ATPase: METTLTQRDSPIKRIAFVGPECTGKTTLSRTLAQQFQTVWAEEYMRTYLQHKWDTQHLTCTWDDLLPIAHGQVSLENKRIQQANEYLFCDTCLLELMVYSYLYYGKCNPQIERAALTHHYHTLFLTYVDVPWQPDDLRDKPHERESVFAFFEQHLNAHGIQYHILKGSLEERIAQCTKMLTA
- the pnuC gene encoding nicotinamide riboside transporter PnuC — its product is MEAFFNWFFSQYQGVPTHLVVLEIIGVFFGFLSVWLAKKGNIWVYPTGIISTVLFVYLLWHYVLWGDMLINAYYTAMSIYGWILWAKNAQDNVITISATTRRDWQICTLLGVFSLVFVTAVYYLKPYIKNNFSMQGISLGFHNFLPTEYVDVFTTSIFLIGMWLMAKRKVENWVFWILGDLISVPLYLKKGMLFTSFQYFLFTIIAIMGYREWKQHLRNETAR
- a CDS encoding thiamine-binding protein, producing MKVSVELTFSPLQDDYERPIIHFIKKLRASGLIVQENPLSTQVYGEYTQVMNVLTTEIEEALDLVERGLMYVKIVKSDRHEYKPFF
- the polA gene encoding DNA polymerase I translates to MKKRLFLLDAYALIFRGYYAFIKNPRINSKGLNTSAILGFMNSLLEVIKKEKPDHLAVAFDKGGSVERTELFADYKANREETPEAIRLAIPYIHEILKALHIPIIEKEGYEADDIIGTLSKQAEKQNYLVYMVTPDKDYAQLVSDNIFIYRPSRGGNDVEIWGVKEVQEKFEVQNPLQVIDFLGMMGDAVDNIPGLPGVGEKTAKKLLADFGSMENLLAHTDQLKGKLRENIESNKEKGILSKQLATIMLDVPVTFDEEDFAMSEPDFEAVGRIFEELEFRQLLQNFLRTYQPQMTTTPPPLTGNKPTEGQLSLFTQGDLFAQPQVMSEKKNSTNTPHFYQLADTLMAQQLLLQNLLQQTEVCFDTETTSVNALEAELVGISFCWSAHKGYYVPFPTDKAATTKLLETFRPFFENEHIGKVGQNLKYDLKVLQNYNIEVRGALFDTMIAHYLLNPDMRHNMDILSETYLNYTPIAIESLIGKGKAQRSMRTVPLDQVKEYAVEDADVTWQLKNVFKEEMPKVNAEKIYTDLEAPLIKVLAAMEREGVNLDVPFLKEYAKTLDADIAQLEATIAEQAGENFNLASPKQLGDILFEKLKIDSKPKKTKTGQYATSEEVLAPFASKHKIVADILEWRQVQKLKSTYVDALPLEVNKLTGRVHTTYMQTVAATGRLSSNNPNLQNIPIRTPRGQQVRKAFIARNPDYVLLSADYSQIELRIIAALSEEHNMIDSFLRNEDIHRSTAAKVFHVPLEEVTREQRSHAKTVNFGIIYGVSAFGLSAQTNLSRSESKELIDTYYATYPNLRNYISKQIQFAQEHGYVETVLGRRRYLPDIHSRNQVVRGAAERNAVNAPIQGSAADIIKIAMIRIQHELIRQQLQTRMLLQVHDELVFDVPKTELNTVKPLIKEAMESAFTLAVPLVADLGVGDNWLDAH
- a CDS encoding class I SAM-dependent methyltransferase — protein: MYKIFPKKRYQKTLSILKQYAPQGSTILDVGVENPFSAVMQREGYTVLNTTGQDLDFESHTLQAFKADFTVALEILEHLVNPLAVLQNLPTKRALITVPLRLWFAKAYRNTSDPRDCHYHEFEDWQLDMLVEKAGFRIIYREKWTHPVKKLGLRPLLRYFTNRYYAVVAERK